In a single window of the Streptomyces sp. NBC_00353 genome:
- a CDS encoding alpha/beta fold hydrolase — MTEFLNVKGGTLAYEVTGSGPLMVLAHGIGQSRDAYRFLVPELVAAGYRVAAVDLRGSGESTATWPSYTRTDIASDLIALIQHLGGPAVLVGHSISGGAATIAAAKAPTLVSAVVELAPFTRKVEYSLSALGLSRYRRGATAISAVAMLGSHKQWRKYLEIATPEPRPADWAASLERTDAMLREPGRMKALQKQMNSAADAGAQLGNVHCPVLVVMGTLDPDWGDPKAEGEAIVAALPEDVGRLEMLPGAGHYPHVQFPSAVVGLMRSFLETARA; from the coding sequence ATGACTGAGTTCCTGAACGTTAAAGGCGGCACCCTCGCCTACGAGGTGACCGGCTCCGGGCCGCTGATGGTGCTTGCGCACGGGATCGGCCAGAGCCGCGACGCCTATCGGTTCCTGGTACCGGAGTTGGTGGCCGCCGGTTACCGGGTCGCGGCCGTGGACCTGCGAGGCAGCGGCGAGTCGACCGCGACGTGGCCGTCCTACACCCGGACCGACATCGCCAGCGACCTGATCGCGCTGATCCAGCACCTCGGCGGTCCCGCGGTGCTGGTCGGCCACTCCATCTCCGGCGGCGCCGCGACGATCGCCGCTGCCAAGGCGCCGACGCTTGTGAGCGCCGTCGTCGAACTGGCGCCGTTCACCCGTAAGGTGGAGTACTCGCTGAGCGCCCTGGGCCTGTCCCGCTACCGCAGGGGCGCGACGGCGATCTCGGCCGTCGCGATGCTCGGCAGCCACAAGCAGTGGCGGAAGTACCTGGAAATTGCGACCCCGGAGCCGCGCCCGGCGGACTGGGCCGCGAGCCTGGAGCGCACCGACGCGATGCTGCGCGAGCCGGGCCGGATGAAGGCCCTGCAAAAGCAGATGAACAGCGCCGCCGACGCCGGGGCCCAACTCGGCAACGTGCATTGCCCGGTCCTGGTCGTCATGGGCACCCTCGATCCCGACTGGGGTGACCCGAAGGCCGAGGGCGAAGCCATCGTGGCCGCGCTTCCGGAAGACGTCGGCCGACTCGAGATGCTCCCGGGGGCGGGCCACTACCCGCACGTCCAGTTCCCGTCGGCAGTGGTCGGCCTGATGCGCTCGTTCCTCGAGACGGCCCGTGCCTAG
- a CDS encoding helix-turn-helix domain-containing protein: MPQDDANRLGKYLHARRDLVTPQQAGIPGGANRRVPGLRREEVAMLAGISADYYLRLERGRDHNPSPQVLQAIARVLHLDDLETEYLLGLNVPRPPARRKQRTPRLPARLHHLLAAVDVPAFVEDRHFDVLASNRLAMALSPRLRPGGNRLRSLLLDPEERHFQHDWEAAVVDSVAAFRRSVDDSVTDQRSVELVGELSLASNRFRTLWARHDIKALGYTSTVNHPVVGELHLNREKLAVGDLLLVLYYPDQDSDAAEKLQLLTSLAPAGGQQPAAAVDPLTGRDADACHQSQGSRGRRRP, from the coding sequence ATGCCTCAAGACGACGCGAACCGGCTGGGCAAGTACCTGCACGCCCGCCGCGACCTGGTCACGCCGCAGCAGGCCGGCATCCCCGGTGGCGCCAACCGGCGCGTCCCAGGGCTTCGCCGCGAGGAGGTCGCGATGCTTGCCGGTATCAGTGCGGACTACTACCTGCGGCTGGAGCGCGGCAGGGATCACAACCCCTCCCCGCAGGTGCTCCAGGCCATCGCCCGTGTCCTGCACCTCGACGACCTGGAAACCGAGTACCTGCTCGGACTCAACGTGCCCCGCCCGCCGGCCCGCCGCAAGCAGCGCACGCCGCGCCTGCCCGCCCGGTTGCACCATCTGTTGGCGGCCGTGGACGTGCCGGCGTTCGTCGAGGACCGGCACTTCGACGTCCTGGCCTCCAATCGGCTCGCGATGGCGCTGTCGCCGCGGCTGCGGCCTGGCGGGAACCGGCTGCGCTCCCTGCTGCTCGACCCCGAGGAACGCCACTTCCAGCACGACTGGGAGGCGGCGGTCGTCGACTCCGTCGCGGCGTTTCGCCGTTCGGTGGACGACAGCGTCACCGACCAGCGCTCAGTCGAACTCGTCGGCGAGCTGTCCCTGGCCAGCAACCGCTTCCGCACCCTGTGGGCACGGCACGACATCAAAGCGCTCGGCTACACCAGCACCGTCAACCATCCAGTCGTGGGCGAACTGCACCTCAACCGCGAGAAGCTCGCCGTCGGAGACCTGCTGCTCGTGCTCTACTACCCGGACCAGGACAGCGACGCCGCCGAGAAGCTCCAACTGCTGACCTCCCTCGCCCCCGCCGGCGGGCAGCAGCCCGCTGCGGCCGTCGACCCGCTGACAGGCCGCGACGCCGACGCCTGCCACCAATCGCAGGGCAGTCGGGGCCGACGCAGACCGTGA
- a CDS encoding alpha/beta fold hydrolase: MTEHLTIGDNTIAYDLIGEGPLVVLAHGLGDSRHSYRFVAPALAAAGYRVANVDVRGCGDSGLGWDGYSRSDIAGDLVALVRLLGGPAVIIGQSMSGGAATIAAATAPDLITGVIELAPFTRKQLNDLGGLVRVKRYRAGATLMGRVALLGSLPAWKKYLDLAYPVKPADWDGELARIEAKMSEPGRMKVLQAMCQSAADAGAQLPNVACPVLVIEGSADPDWADPRAEGERIIADLPQGLGELVVIEGAGHYMHAQTPEKVVALALPFLARTLTLA; encoded by the coding sequence ATGACCGAGCACCTGACCATCGGCGACAACACCATCGCCTACGACCTGATTGGTGAGGGCCCTCTCGTCGTTCTGGCGCACGGCCTGGGCGACAGCCGGCACTCCTACCGCTTCGTCGCCCCGGCCCTGGCCGCGGCCGGTTACCGGGTCGCGAACGTCGACGTGCGTGGCTGCGGCGACTCCGGCCTCGGCTGGGACGGCTACAGCCGCTCCGACATCGCCGGCGACCTGGTCGCCCTGGTGCGCCTCCTCGGCGGCCCGGCCGTCATCATCGGCCAGTCGATGAGCGGCGGAGCTGCGACCATCGCGGCCGCCACCGCGCCCGACCTGATCACCGGCGTCATCGAACTGGCACCGTTCACCCGCAAACAGCTGAACGACCTCGGCGGACTGGTGCGGGTGAAGCGCTACCGGGCCGGTGCCACTCTGATGGGGCGGGTCGCCTTGCTGGGAAGTCTGCCAGCCTGGAAGAAGTACCTCGACCTGGCGTACCCGGTCAAGCCCGCCGACTGGGACGGCGAACTGGCGCGCATCGAGGCCAAGATGAGCGAGCCCGGCCGGATGAAGGTTCTGCAGGCCATGTGTCAGTCCGCGGCCGACGCCGGCGCGCAGTTGCCCAACGTCGCCTGCCCGGTCCTGGTGATCGAGGGCAGCGCCGACCCCGACTGGGCCGACCCGCGCGCCGAGGGCGAGCGGATCATCGCCGACCTGCCCCAGGGCCTCGGCGAACTGGTGGTCATCGAGGGTGCCGGTCACTACATGCACGCCCAGACACCCGAGAAGGTCGTCGCGCTGGCCCTGCCCTTCCTGGCCAGGACGCTGACCCTTGCCTAG
- a CDS encoding TetR/AcrR family transcriptional regulator, translated as MPRAGFDRATVIAAASELADEVGFAGLTMGLLAERVGVRTPSLYKHVDSLDALHRGVGLQAVRDISAVLTRAAVGRSGLDAVRAIAETYRKWALDHPGRYAASVRAPRPADEEYQAVAHESVQILFDVVAGFGLTDERAIDAVRALRTVIHGFVGLESDDAFQMERDPADSYRFVVDTLVNGMRAEAAIDGPGTAPLHAGEGS; from the coding sequence GTGCCTAGGGCCGGATTCGACCGGGCCACGGTCATCGCGGCCGCGTCGGAACTTGCCGACGAGGTCGGCTTCGCTGGCCTGACCATGGGCCTGCTGGCCGAACGGGTCGGCGTACGGACACCGTCGCTGTACAAGCACGTCGATTCGCTGGACGCCCTCCACCGGGGCGTCGGCCTCCAGGCCGTCCGCGACATCAGCGCCGTCCTGACTCGGGCCGCCGTCGGCCGGTCCGGTCTGGACGCGGTCCGCGCGATCGCCGAGACGTACCGGAAGTGGGCCCTCGACCACCCCGGCCGGTACGCCGCCAGCGTCCGCGCCCCGCGCCCCGCGGACGAGGAATACCAGGCCGTGGCCCACGAATCGGTGCAGATCCTGTTCGACGTGGTCGCCGGCTTCGGGCTGACCGACGAGCGCGCCATCGACGCGGTCCGAGCCCTGCGCACCGTCATCCACGGCTTCGTCGGCCTCGAAAGCGACGATGCCTTCCAGATGGAGCGCGACCCCGCCGACAGCTACCGGTTCGTCGTCGACACGCTCGTCAACGGCATGCGGGCCGAGGCCGCCATCGACGGGCCCGGCACTGCGCCGCTCCATGCCGGGGAGGGATCATGA
- a CDS encoding transposase — translation MPEKTDQQVNRKKKGSAGGRPVTYDPERYKQRNTVERCFQKIKTWRGLATRYDKTPASFEAGLHLRGSIMWLKLLTATT, via the coding sequence ATCCCGGAGAAGACCGACCAGCAGGTTAATCGGAAGAAGAAGGGCTCGGCCGGCGGCCGGCCCGTCACCTACGACCCCGAACGCTACAAACAGCGCAACACCGTTGAACGTTGCTTCCAGAAGATCAAAACATGGCGCGGCCTGGCCACCCGCTACGACAAGACGCCCGCGAGCTTCGAGGCCGGACTCCACCTCCGAGGATCGATCATGTGGCTGAAACTCCTGACCGCAACCACATGA
- a CDS encoding IS110 family transposase: MEIVGLPTPVFCGVDWAEGHHDIALVEAGGKQLAKVRISDDAAGFAQLTALLTEHGDSEDAPIPVAIETSRGLLVACLRATGRPVFAINPLAVARYRDRHSVARKKSDAVDAAALANILRTDMAAHRPLPADSELVQAIAVLARAQQDAVWARGQAQNKLRSQLREFYPAILDAYAQHKHGLCSREARSILAAAPTPTMAAKLTRRRLQSLLKQAGRVRGIQTEAERLHEVFKREYLHQLPQVETALGHQTSALLRQLNTACDNAEQLEEAVTQAFAEHHDAPIIRSFPGLASLTGARILAEIGDDRTRFANARSLKAYAGSAPVTRSSGKSCMVMSRKIKNQRLAAVGYVWAFVSLTRSPGARAHYDRRRAAGDRHVAAQRNLFNRFMGMLFYCLQNGHIYDETIAFPQPSPELAAAAA; this comes from the coding sequence ATGGAGATCGTCGGGTTACCGACGCCAGTTTTCTGTGGGGTGGACTGGGCCGAAGGCCACCACGACATAGCCCTGGTTGAGGCCGGGGGAAAGCAACTCGCCAAAGTGCGGATCAGTGACGACGCGGCGGGGTTCGCCCAGCTCACGGCCCTGCTGACTGAACATGGCGATAGCGAGGACGCCCCGATCCCCGTGGCGATCGAGACATCGCGCGGGCTCCTCGTCGCCTGCCTGCGGGCCACCGGCCGGCCGGTCTTCGCGATCAACCCGCTGGCAGTCGCCCGCTATCGGGACCGTCACTCCGTCGCCCGCAAGAAGTCAGACGCCGTCGACGCCGCGGCCCTGGCCAACATCCTGCGAACCGACATGGCCGCCCACCGGCCGCTGCCCGCGGACTCCGAGCTCGTGCAGGCCATCGCCGTGCTCGCGCGTGCCCAGCAGGACGCCGTCTGGGCCCGCGGCCAGGCCCAGAACAAGCTCCGTTCTCAGCTCAGGGAGTTCTACCCGGCGATCCTCGACGCCTACGCCCAGCACAAACACGGCCTGTGCTCGAGAGAAGCCCGCAGCATCCTGGCTGCAGCCCCGACCCCGACCATGGCGGCGAAGCTGACACGGCGACGCCTGCAGTCCCTGCTCAAGCAGGCCGGCCGGGTCCGCGGCATCCAGACCGAAGCCGAAAGGCTCCACGAAGTCTTCAAGCGGGAGTATCTCCACCAGCTCCCGCAGGTCGAAACAGCCCTCGGGCATCAGACATCCGCCCTGCTCAGGCAGCTGAACACCGCCTGCGATAACGCTGAACAGCTCGAAGAAGCCGTCACGCAAGCCTTCGCAGAGCATCACGATGCCCCGATCATCCGCAGCTTTCCGGGACTTGCCTCACTGACCGGCGCCCGGATTTTGGCAGAGATCGGCGATGACCGGACCCGCTTTGCCAACGCCCGATCCCTCAAGGCCTACGCAGGAAGCGCCCCGGTCACCAGGTCCAGCGGCAAGAGCTGCATGGTCATGAGTCGGAAGATCAAGAATCAGAGATTGGCTGCCGTCGGCTATGTCTGGGCCTTCGTCTCCCTTACCCGCTCACCAGGCGCCAGAGCCCACTACGACCGCCGCCGAGCGGCCGGCGACCGCCACGTTGCCGCACAGAGGAACCTCTTCAACCGCTTCATGGGAATGCTGTTCTACTGCCTCCAGAACGGTCACATCTACGACGAAACAATCGCCTTCCCGCAGCCGTCACCCGAACTTGCTGCAGCAGCGGCTTGA
- a CDS encoding TetR/AcrR family transcriptional regulator: protein MPRAGLSPASITEAGAMLVDEIGFAQLSMGLVAERLGVKTPSLYKHLTSQADLAHRIAILAVTELGDAIRDATQGRAGGDALAAAAQAMRTYVREHPGRYAAVNSARPDGPDDPFIPASNRALSSLSAVLRGYHLDPAQEVHALRMLRSMLHGFSTLEVAGGFQYDTDADDSFTWMITFIDQGLQATTPTPGPAAPTP, encoded by the coding sequence TTGCCTAGGGCCGGACTGTCCCCGGCGTCGATCACCGAGGCCGGCGCCATGCTGGTCGACGAGATCGGGTTCGCCCAGCTCAGCATGGGCCTGGTCGCCGAACGGCTCGGGGTCAAGACCCCCTCGCTCTACAAGCACCTCACCAGCCAGGCCGACCTCGCCCACCGGATCGCCATCCTGGCCGTGACCGAGCTCGGCGACGCCATCCGCGACGCAACGCAGGGCCGCGCCGGCGGCGACGCCCTCGCCGCCGCCGCGCAGGCCATGCGTACATACGTGAGAGAACATCCCGGCCGGTACGCGGCAGTCAACAGTGCCCGCCCGGACGGGCCCGACGACCCGTTCATCCCAGCCAGCAACCGGGCGCTCAGCTCCCTCTCGGCCGTGCTGCGCGGATACCACCTGGACCCCGCCCAGGAGGTCCACGCCCTGCGGATGCTGCGCAGCATGCTGCACGGGTTCTCGACCCTCGAAGTCGCAGGCGGCTTCCAGTACGACACAGACGCCGACGACAGCTTCACCTGGATGATCACCTTCATCGACCAAGGACTCCAGGCCACCACGCCAACCCCCGGGCCCGCAGCGCCCACGCCCTGA
- a CDS encoding SDR family oxidoreductase, which translates to MKLTNRTVLIVGGTSGIGLELAHRFAKDGNTVVVGGRQPEPRDGLQSVQIDVTDPASVLRARDEVLAAHPDLDVVVTMSGVLLTEDLRDPAHITDAENMVATNLLGTIRVIDAFTPHLIGRGAGTFITVSSGIAFLPFPLMATYGATKAAVHSYTESLRAHLAGTGVEVAELVPPAVATPAMAKLNPAAVPVDDYLDEVMELLAVEPTTREIITEAALPLRWAERDGTYAELLERRSAPLNNLPGR; encoded by the coding sequence GTGAAGCTCACCAATCGCACAGTGCTCATCGTCGGTGGCACCTCTGGCATCGGGCTCGAACTCGCGCACCGGTTCGCGAAGGACGGCAACACGGTCGTCGTCGGCGGGCGCCAGCCCGAGCCACGGGACGGCCTGCAGTCCGTTCAGATCGACGTCACCGACCCCGCCTCGGTCCTGCGGGCCCGCGACGAAGTGCTCGCCGCGCACCCCGACCTCGACGTTGTTGTCACGATGTCCGGAGTCCTGCTCACCGAAGACCTGCGCGACCCCGCGCACATCACCGACGCCGAGAACATGGTCGCCACGAACCTGCTCGGTACCATCCGGGTGATCGACGCCTTCACGCCGCACCTGATCGGCCGCGGCGCCGGAACGTTCATCACGGTGAGCTCGGGAATCGCGTTCCTGCCCTTCCCGCTCATGGCCACCTACGGCGCCACGAAGGCCGCGGTCCACTCCTACACCGAGTCGCTGCGGGCGCACCTGGCCGGGACCGGCGTGGAGGTGGCCGAGCTCGTGCCACCGGCCGTCGCGACCCCGGCGATGGCGAAGCTCAACCCGGCGGCCGTTCCGGTCGACGATTACCTCGATGAGGTGATGGAGCTGCTGGCCGTGGAGCCTACGACCCGCGAGATCATTACCGAGGCCGCGCTGCCGCTGCGCTGGGCCGAGCGGGACGGCACCTACGCCGAGCTCCTGGAGCGCCGCTCCGCGCCGCTGAACAACCTGCCCGGCCGCTGA